TCTAGAACTTAGCAAACTGGACATTTGAAGCACATCTGCCCTTTGGAAGGACAGGGCACTCAATGATTTCAGATCCAGAAGTGTCCACACACAAGAAAATTTGGTAAATTTGGCTGTGACCAGTTGAATCCTTATTGCACTCTATCCCAGGGGTGAAACCAACGGCCTCTTTTATGGCTTCTACAACGCTGTCTAGGCTGTAAAATCCATCATCTGGTACAATTTCTGCTTTCTTAAGGATTTGTAAGAGGTTTACTTTCTCCTTCAGTTTGAGAGCTGCTTCAAAGTACTCACGCTGGTCAAGTTCAGACTCTGAGCAAGTCCCATGCTTTTCCCATTCATGTGACCAGAACCTATAGCCATTGCTACTTGGGCAGCTAAGTGATGGCCAATCCTTTTGCATACTGCTCATGATTTCTGAGAGCTGCATCAGACATTATACCAAGAAAACATGAGAAACAATGTATGGAAAGTTAAGAATTGTGTTAAACTCGTGATTGGACAAAATAAACAATATCTCATAAATTACACTTGTGGCAAAATGTGCTAGTGGAGGGGTGTTCAAGTTCCATGCCAGTTTGTAACGATTTCTTTGTTACTAATGGTTTTGGTATGAAAATGTATTTCATGTGGGTTCTTGAAAGTGATAAGAAAATTGGCTTCCATGTGACATTAATTAGCTTTATTCATAATCCTGGGGAGGGGATGATTACGCATTTTACTCACTACAAGTTTTGCTTAAGGATGTACATTCAACCCACCAACTCGATTAACTGTACCCAAACTAATCCAATTCAGTGTTTGAAATTGCTTTTTAGTGGGTTGATAGGTTGAGTTgaattggttttatttatttaatttaatttatttataaaatatatcaaataggaaaaaaaaaatttcaacttgaCTAATCCAACCTAACGTGTGTATATTAAATTCGTTGGattctaatttattttgaaattaggGATTTAGTTTAcatttgttaatttgatttattttgttgtttgagCCTTAGTTTTGATGAAATAATATTAAACCAAATTATGTAAACTCTAATCATCTATAAAATAATGAGTTTAACTAGATGAATGAAgatccttctttttttattaaaattgataaagtaactcTAACAGGACGGTTAAACTAATTCACACGTCTTGAGTTATGTTGGCTTTTAGAATAACTATAACTTAGCTAGGTTGGGTTAGAAAACTTTCAACTTGAGGAATTGGGTTGGGTTCAAAAAGACTCTAAACCCAATCTAGCTCGACCCTTATGTACATATCCCTAATCTTGCACCATCTCTCGAAGCAGGGATAGATTtaatttgatataaatatatatatatatatatatatatattaaatatcaTTTTCTGTTATCTAatcatgtattatatttttacaatcAGAATTACTCAAAATGGACCATGAAGAATgtcaaataaattataaaagtttACCTGCGGATATAAATAGATAATATATATGGACTATACAAAAAGCTAATAGTAGGAACACCCAATCAAACTTTTACTTGGTGGCTTAGTTGGGTGATTGCCATTTGGTACGTGACAATATAGCTTATAAGGGAATGGTGTGGTCCTGCCTATGATGGTCACAAAGCAAACTAATGGGATTTGCTTGCAATTGTCGTCTTGCCCAACTTTATGAAGATTGGAGTAAAgtaatatataaacaatatataaaacTTTCATCTTATATAAATTACCGaccataataaaaataaaaatcattttacttAGATTTGGACATTTATCTATAAGATAAAATGTCTCATCCagatttattttctctctttcatcgATGAATGAAAATGTTCAAATATTGGATATTTGATCGAGGTCTAGATATATCCGTACCTTTCAGCTACTTTGTGACATGTTTAATTAACCCTAAAAACTAAGGGTCTCACTCATATTTTAAAagtacttaaaatatatatatatatatatatatattaataaaagagaaaatcaaaagtgCAACTtatgacaaaataaaatgatgaaaaagaaTGCATGTTGACGGTAATTAATTTGTTGAGTGACACCAAAGTTTTTAAACTGTAGATTTGTTGTCTTCGTCATTATTTCATTTGATCATTTGAAATCAAACTTCAACCATTTTTATCATTTGTAAGAGATCAGATCacattaaaaaatgaaagtgaTATACCTGAGATTTATCAAAGACACTGTCTGGATCACAGTTTGAAGGGTACGATCCATCCTTGTAATTAGGCCAGAGTCCATGAATGCCAAAATCTGCTGCAGGCTTCCCAGTCTTAGGGTAGCAGCAAGTATGCTTTGTGTCACAGTATGCTCCTGGCCACTGTGTCAACAAAAgatttttcaaaaccaaaagaaaaaagagagaaaataactTGTTACGATGAAGAGAACTATGTTAAAGTGAGAGCAACACCAAAATAACCTGTTGAACaaagtaaaagaaatcaaaatccTGTGAAACACAAAGAACTGATAGATATTGCACTATCAGAAGCTTGATCAATATTGACCATTTGAGCTCCATGTTTGTTACTCTCTTTTCAACAACTCTTTGGGGATTGGTTTATGAGCTTTGGAATAATGAGAATGTACTAGGGTTAGGTTAAAGAGACTTTAAAGCTTTGTATTCTTTTAGCTGAGTAGGTTTAGGCTTTATTTATAGGGGAAAAAGGAAAGGTTAAGCTCCTTAAGGATAGAATATCCGAGACTGTATATGCTTGTAGCTTATCGATCttcattattaatttattatcttGGCTTACGTGAGTATCGTTCTCAAGTTTGTTATGTCTTACCCTTTTTGTATTTGCTTTGAAGTTAATTGTTTAATAACAATGTCTATGGTATTTTCCTTCATATCCAATGCTAAAATGAAGAGCTAGCTAGGGAGGTGGAAGAGAAGCCTTAGTTTTATCGATCATCCGGTGGATAAATCATAAATGTGAATATGATGGGATGGCTTACCTCATTCATGATCTCTTACCTCTTGGGTGAAAATAAATCCAACCAACCAAAACAATACCCCATTTCATAAACAAGAGTGATGTTACGGAATATAAATTCAACGCGAAAATTACATTTAAAGTCTATAGTTTTGGggtataacaaattaaatcaaatattttcaatagtaatatatattaaatgataatatttcaaaagtaataaattaaatctCAATACATCAAATTAATTGTGCATTTGATATTTAGTAtggttgaaattttaatttgttacatttGGAATTATAaggtaaaatttgttataattataaggtttaaaatctaaatttttctaagtTTAACTATATAGGctttataaattaatgtgtcaaacataaaaaatatatttatttatttatttatataattaagaaatttataatgTGTATTGTTCAAATGACACCATTAACGGTCATTGTTATGTCAATTTTGAgtgtaatactttttttttaatagacagAGTTTGGTTCCAAGCATATTTGGAGTTTTGGACTTTATAATGACGAGACACTTGTCATTTTTCTATAGATGGTTGGAATCCAGGAATCCAAATATGCTTGGAGAcaaacccttttctttttttttttaaattttttttattaaatttgtattatactcaaaaactcaaaagagCTAAGCATTGCACAATTAAATATTTACACATAAAATACTATATACTGCAAAgaattaagagtttttttttttttttttttttttttttgagaaacagaatTAAGAGTTAAGATCAAAATCTAGAGGgttctatttttaaaactagAACCCTCTAGATTTAGAGGAAGGGTTTTGTGTAATTTTCTTTAAGGTTATCGTTAGGATAAATCTTACTTTAATTAAGTTAGCATTAGtcaccaccgcacacccttgatGCAATGGTCACTTTACAAATAAAAGTGCTTGTAAGGTATGAGGGACAAGAGCGGGAGGTTAAAGTTTCCAAAAAGaagtttcatatatatatacgcttagattaggttagagtagaaattctatcttgtaaaaaaaataaaaataaaaagttagcATTAGTTAGTTACCATACGAATATTCGTATGGTAATTGACTAATGCTAACTTAATTAAAGTAATTAAGCAAGCAAGTCTCCTCCaagtttcattttaaaattttccacaTCTTAATGGAAAGTTCCATGAGCCTATCCTGGTCCATTTATAATGTTGTCCCCTCTAATTGGACTTTTGAGAACCTAATTAATGATAAAAATGCACTATAtatattgcctttttttttagagaaatatatatattgcttttaaATTCATAAGTGAGCAATGGTTATCCATAGATTTTCCTTCAAGTTAATGTGAAAGCTTTCAAGCTCATCTTCTTGTATCGAATGGATGTGATACGTTATTCTGACTAGgcatttttatcaatttatatgCTTTTTATACATGTGGATGAACAGGCTGGTTTCACAGCATTGCGTGCATGTCAATTTTGTTTGGCATCAAATCTATTAATCTCTTGACATGTTCCTAATACACACATTGGACGGCGATGTGGGTTTTTCCCTGGAATCTCATATTCTCATGCAATTGTTTTCACTAAGAAATAATAACATTTCGGGTGTAATTGCTCTCATAATTGAAAACTATCACGGATTTTGTTTTCCCCTCTATGGGAATGATTACTCTTGGAGTTAATTAAACattgtttttcaattcaaaCCTTGAAAATTGACCTCTCCTTTTAGACAAAACAAGACCAAGACGTACACTTTCTAAGTCATGTCTAGGCCTTTTTGGTCAACAAGAATAAGAATAGTTatgtatattttcaaatttaacttgatccaaaaaagaaagttagaTGTTTAGAACTCTAGGACTATGACCATGTCTCTATCATGAGGTGCCATGATGATTAATTGTTAACTTATTATTACCTCTCTTTGAAAATAGACCCTTGATTCATGAATTTGTTCCGCAAATTAATCCAATAACCCCAAGCTTGAACTCCaagattgcattttttttttctttaatttattgttaTAAGGATTCTTTGGATTTTACTTCAGGAATTCGGCactggaaaaaaaatgttttcatttttaccTTTAACCGAAAATGGCTCCAAAAAATCCTGATCAATCAGTAGTTTAAACTTTTCATAAATATTTCATATCTCAatcattaaaattatacatcaaatacaaatttaaataaattgttgCATGTGTGGAAATTAAAATTCCATAGGAATGGTATTGCGAGGAATTTCGATAGGGAGTGCCAACAGTTAGAATTGGGCTAGTGatctataatttataaacttaaGTTTACTTGTGTGAGCCAAACAAATCAAGATCACAATTTGCTACTATAgtaaattgaattaaaatttgaagTGGTACAATGATTTGCAATTATTATGGACAGCTACAGAACTTTGggacatttattttattaaatagacATTTCTAGAGATACGAGCAAGGTTTGTTCAGACTGATAATTGTACGgaaaaagggaggaaaaaaaaaaaaaaacagataatTGAGTTTCTAATATACAATAACCTCTTGATTTAGTGCAAGCAAGAGATATCTTTATCAATTTAGTACGCaaccatttttacaaaattttcttaaaacttcagacttttattaattttcatttggacctatcattaatatcacttatttatttattatttataaattatcacGTCAAcagttataaaataatttgtgaaaatggttagacttttttttttttttgagaaagtttcaaTCTATGGTGTCCTGTTtatgatgataactctttatcatgtAGACGGGGattaaatctcaaatttcttattcaattatcagagactttaccaattaagttaaaTAAAACAGACTAAAATTGTTAAACTTATTGCTACGTAAATAGTTCTAGAATTGGCATTTTGTGGTAGCTAGGTATGGTCGTGTGTGGACGAATCACTAGCATAACGTGACTTCTATGCCTTTCGTTACTTTCTAAATTTGTTGATATTCTTTCATTGCATTACATGACACGAAACTTGCATGAAAACCATCATCTTCATGCTTTGGgtttggtctctctctctctctctctctctctctctctcaatggcAAAGCTTTATCAAATGTGAAACGTTGAAACCAACTTGGCCCGATGTGACTGTGTGATGGTAATTGATCGAAAGgacatgtatgtgtatatgATGAGATCCCTAAGGAAAGAAAGTGGTTCTCCTAACTTAATAAATCACCGTCCAAACAGTTTGAAACTTTTGGGTCTACTTCACGTTGACAGTATTGCACATGTTAAGGTAGGTGTTCCttaaccaaaataattttgactTGCACGTTAATTCTACCTACTAGCCTGGTCCTCCATTTTATGCATAAAATCATGATTGCACTTGTGCATTAGAGACTTACGTATCGAACCCTTATCGAAGATAAAGCTTGAAAGCCTTAACCCATAAGCACTTTAAAATTAGGcaaagtttatttattattatatcttaaaaaaatagaggaTAACACATTTCATTAAACCAAAAAGTactgtgtagtataacttgtaATGTCCTCTTATAAAAGTTACGATAGCTTTTAAGTGGAGTTTGTAATATGTTTTTGTATTAGAATCTCGGTCTCTCTCTTATGTGTgcatttttgtttcaaaaaaaaaaaaaaaaagaaagaaagaattgaaaaagagaaagttGTATTAACATCATTTTGTAAAGCTCTTGCGAGAAAACTTGGGCTTTCCTCAACCCATACGCCAACTGTTGCAATCATTGGGATAAATAGACCAATTTCCCTCTTTGACACAATGTTGGATACCCTTCGTGTTTCATTTTGTAGAAATCATTAAgagaaaaaagtattttatatcaaatgataTCATGTTATtcatatcaaaattcaataaatgagagatatatgtataaaaataactaCCCACTAATATTTATGTCTTTTATTTGTTAGTGAGATAGTTATTTTTCATTGACATGTCTCAcacttattaaattttgatactaCTAACATGTtatcatttgataccaaatacaacttttattttctgctgtcaCCATTCTATTCTCTATAAATGCAGTAGATTTATTTGGAGTGATTCATATTCCTACAAATACTTCTTGGCATATTCTGGTATGATATTGTGGTCTAATAGAAGTCTTCCATATAtgaagaaaccaaaaaaaaaaaaaaagaagatatgcCCTCCAGTTTTACATCAGCTCATTTATCACACGCAAAAGGTTAGTGTCCCTTGACAATCTTCTAGATATCGGTTCAATTAACGGTATGTTAGAATATAAGTGCCCTCCAGTTTTACTTCATGAGGGAAAAACAGAGAACCTAAGGTGATGATTGGTTCTTAAAAAATGGTGTATTCActttcattttcacttttctacattcatttaaaaaaaaaaaaaaaagactcatttTCACATTTGAGTCTGTTTGGAAATCagttttgaatttataatttgaGTTCAGTTTGGCtattgttctctattttacgagaaaaacaccttttttttttttttttttacttacacaAGTCACTTTAGTTATTGTGTAAGTCAGACTTGAAAGGACTTAACAGTTGGTGGATTCtaattattttcaagaaattaacGAGAATGCCGCTCTACTTGTTTTcacttaaaatgaaaaatgctgGAAATGTGtattcaaatccaaattttaagataccaaaaatgaaaactaaGTAAAAATATACTAGTTTTTTCAGTGGTAGGTctcacaaaaaactaaaaatgaataCATAAATCACCtacttttttctcaaatcaaacaCCCTCTAAGGAATTACTATAACATAATTGAACTCAAATTCAAGACAGATGAAAAGCAattctctttttttgaaaaaaaaaaaaaaaagaaaaaaaaaaaaagaaaaggtgttTGTTCAATTGAGCTAGGCAATTGAGGTAACCATGGGCCTCTCTACAGCTAGCCCATCATCCACCATGGACAAGAGCAGAAGCTAATCACCAATCGGTAATGCCAATTTGAGCCCAACcaaagtgtaaggttgaatttaatcaaccatgtgttggctttatttcatgacatatttgcttgtaatacagcacttagaaactctgtatttaggtgggaattatgtaagggtagtgtgtgagagagtgtgaagaaatactcaagactgtgcagtgaagtaGGGACTCGCGGTTGGATCTCGCGGGaagctcgcggcttgcaagccgccaaaagttgcacacgtgcagagcatgcaggggagctgaacagtcatgccagctggagtaCTACAAGACGAAAATCCAAACTGGCCATTTAGCTAGCTCgcagcttgaactcgcgactcagttaagtcgcAAGGTTAAGTCGCAAGGTTAAGTcgccagccaaccctgttttggaaaaactaactctttgcattccattctcacaccagtataaatacccctcattcccacaaaaaatgggtggccattcagaaagaaaaaccctaagagaggtttcttcaaaacacccacccaattagggagagctactcattcttagagagaaatctttatagtctcttctcattccctctctcattgtcataactattgagaggagatttctatccaaacactacccacacccatttagagtgttgagtatttttggagctttgggaagcattggaagatgccaaggataacgaatgctatggattatagcggaatccggtaagttagaaaagaaaaaggttcggcgcaacctcattggagcaagaagcttggagggcttaggtacatcgagtagattaggcttggagggtctattgctgttcttgtatcccaactacattttctagtagattattgaccgcttggagggcggcggagaggttttacgctgagggcttcggtttcctcttcgataacacatcgtgtgttgtccttgtgtttgtatttctcttccctttatctttgcctcttattttctactgtggatgtgattttaattggcctagattgtttaccaattctgtattaagtttttgtttatgttccgcacattaattgtttgatataaagcttgaattagtaatttgtaaattgggggtctaaacgttcaagggtgtttttatacacatatttgaactttcaattggtatcagagtgggtacacttgttttggttttattacctaagtgtgatccttgaccccttgtgtgttttgccatggataatgctttgtatgcttctatggatattgttgattgtaacatgccatgtgtttgtgaaaatgcctctatgagtgttaatcctcataattgtgatgacatgttatttgaatctatgagtgttgttgacaaactcttgaagaaatgagctaagaagtttcaaaagaatttgagcaagttagtttgtgaaaaggatgatttgattactaaactcaatgaatccaacaaattggttgagaaatataagaatcttgctgaaatttctcttgaaaagctgaaagagtttgaatgtttaaataaggacttggatgctaaacttgttttgtctaacaaacttgttgatgatcttaaatctgaaaatgaatctcttaagatgcatgccaagtgtttgattgctgaacctgttgctaaaatggaagaaaatatatgttgcaatcatgttgtggtacccgattttgtgcctattgtgtgttctacctcaaaggacaaatcggtgtacattcctccacacaaaagaaatcaaaaagtggagagaaaggctcttaagcctaagcctctgtttaggtccCAATCTAGGGATTtgagtggatctaagtttgttcctacttgccaccattgcggtgtgatcggtcacataagaccccaatgccccaagttaaaaagagaacaaacctttgttgttagatcccttcccaaaaagcctaatggacctaaatacattgtttgtcaccattgtggtgcctttggtcatctaagacctcattgctctaagtttcaagctcttaagagaatcaaaagaaaagagaaacttgagctttttggaagttgtgctttgaaagctaaaccggattggatggaaaatggtaagttgttgaagaaagtggttaatgctcttacctccttgtctatgtgcatctccggtttcattcttccaaccctcgtctcacttcccatgagacactcattccaaacaatcgttccgtttggatgaggaagggttcctatggttgagcttttgctcttttggtccttgatctaattctttcgatctttgtaggacccttcatgcattaaatgtcatatcttcatgcattttgtgcatcttgcatttatttgtatgcattgttttgttttttatcttacttttatatttcagttttgtgtgagtaaaaaatccaaaaccacataaaagtgaaaaattcaaaaagtttgatcgtatatgtttgagcacatatcacatgtgagtttggccttgtacctttgtacaaatggctttgtgcatttacgagcttagcttgttatttttgcacttatatctttgtgggaaaaatcttgacatctttgtgtgattgttgtaaatcgatcttcaagcttgtcatgaatgattagtcaatagtcatgttggttttgatacatgcgtagacttgtgcttatatctcttcccactcttttatttttattgcttaaaaagctcaataaatgtaaatctcaaaatgaaaagagataatgagctgcaaaagccgtcgcatatactagtatttgactaggaaaaagggaaagcgacttgtattgaaaatgtttgatgcccaaaagccaaaggcttgttcatcaaattgaaatatcaaaaatttcaggcatcaatctcaaaaatgagatgtattgctcaaaatgagttgtattgattcaaaatgatcaaatgatataaattgtaagaagccaaatgaaaagcttcaatcttatgtaatcattttcttgtgggaggtcatatatgttcatttctataattgagatagaccacttgacttaatactagttgtgtatgatttgattgaattgatcattgaaacttcactctagactaaggactattccacatttgatacacacacacaacacacatgcctaatgttcaataaatgttttattcatttgttagattgtacttgtctaaatgtgatgtgtgtgtgctcaatcatatatggttcaatccaaaaatatttttgatcattttatatgtttttggaagtgatttttatcactctttgtgttcatgtttagtgtttactttgtttttcattatttaaacatgttctgtattgaaaaaCAAGTGTTAGAGTTTTTCGCGGTTCAGTTGGCAACTCGCCAGTTGCGAAACCCCAGTTGCGAGTTCATCCAAAAGtttttggcgactcactcgcgactcaCGAAAATTTTTGCGACCGAATCTCGCGACTCGCCTAGTCGCGAAACGCCcagaaatagctttttaaatggctttttgtgggaaacttgttttaaacctctctcatcatctctaaaacccctctttcaatatttttacatcaaaacccaaccaatttgaatggtttttcattccattaacatttctaaggtaattataaattcttttcattaattttgatccttggattatgttttggagagttttgtgctcttggttgggatttttatcataggggttgggaaaacttaatttttgtcaaatttcttcatgggattggtttcttttgttgatttgcattggatgttggccccttgtggcaaaaagaacatgtattaagggtagatttcatgatgttcatgcattgtttcacattattgttcatggtatgcatgctaggtgtttgataaaatgtctcttatacattttctcgcttgtttggactccgatgagtatcaaactttggggtttctcatgtttcctcattaggaacatgtttggttcattggttgtgtatttaacacgccttaccccacatgtgcatttttcatgcattggtcatgcattgcacttagtcacctcttgcacacacctttgctacccttatcatgcattggtctttaccttacttcttcatcctagcatgtcatgtttaccttatactttgtagcattttactttgtcttaggtttgagcttttttttctcattcatctcacACCCCTCATGCATTATTAGCATTgttcgtaccttcatctcttgccctcgtttcttcttgaccctttgtctattcctgataaaaagggggagagtgtactctagagagtataccggagtattttgtcatttctatgactcttgtgcacatccttgggggagaaattttatttctcatgcacatttgtagggggagagattttTCATTgtggagatgcatataccaagggggagaagacattatgttaattagaaaactttgttctgtttgttttcttgttggctttatggtgctttgagttatgctttattgttctcatcgcatcatgtttgttttggacatgcatacttccttatgctattgtgcttcattgaatgcatgttcgaaTGATcaattgctttgctatgtgatcattgtagtcatttctatatgactgttttggtgtttgatcaagttgctcatatgtttcacaacatgtttacttgatctctttttacttgttacattatacttgtccttgtattacttgctttaccttgagggtctaatgtgttttgtgcaagtgtttcaggttacaagtatatatgttctaagtgcatcacagcttctcatcattcttaaggggagaaattttaagcactttgagcttatattgtttaagtttatattcagtattttatgtttgtacccatgttgcttttgtaagct
This genomic stretch from Quercus lobata isolate SW786 chromosome 3, ValleyOak3.0 Primary Assembly, whole genome shotgun sequence harbors:
- the LOC115981721 gene encoding ribonuclease 3-like — its product is MELKWSILIKLLIVQYLSVLCVSQDFDFFYFVQQWPGAYCDTKHTCCYPKTGKPAADFGIHGLWPNYKDGSYPSNCDPDSVFDKSQLSEIMSSMQKDWPSLSCPSSNGYRFWSHEWEKHGTCSESELDQREYFEAALKLKEKVNLLQILKKAEIVPDDGFYSLDSVVEAIKEAVGFTPGIECNKDSTGHSQIYQIFLCVDTSGSEIIECPVLPKGRCASNVQFAKF